The stretch of DNA TAAAATATGAATATGGAATAGGACGAGAATGGGTTAAGTCACGTTTAAATAAGCTTAGGAAAAAGGTCGTTTAGGAATAGTAGCTAGAATGTATTTGATGCAAAGCTGAATTTTAAAGAATAAATGAAATGATATTGTAATGAAAATTCTGTAAATCGAGCCTTTTTACATAAGCTTCTTAGATTATGGATTGTATATTGTAATTTTTCATTCGTAATGAGGATTTCTTAAGACTTATGTAAATACTTTTACATGGCTTTAGTAGGCTTTATAAACTTTATGAGAAATTTGTGGTATTTGTATAGAAAATAAAGTATAAATTAAGATGTCTTAGTCTACTTTTTATCCCTCATGGTTTTGGCTGTATTTAGGAGGTTCCCGTAATATGTAACTCTAAATTTAGAACATTTGTTATGTCATGAGTTCAATTCAATTCATCATGACGACATTAACCTTTTAGGAACAAACCGTAATGCTATTCTCTGCCCATATAAGTTCTGAGGACGAGATAATTTGTGCCTTGAACTCCAGAGTTATTCTACATAGGCTTCTTCCATATCTATTTTAGAAGAGATAGATCCTAGACTTAAAGTTACAGTAGATAATAGTAAATGAAAAGATTTATATAATTATATGTAATTAAATTTTAGTACAATTATGAGGAGGAAGTATACTACTGTGTCTATACCGACCACGCTTTATGAGCGGATTAAGAATGTTATGGAGGGTACTGGTTTTAAGAGTGTGAGTGATTATGTGACTTATGTTCTTAGGGAGGTTGTGGCTATGCATGAGATGGAGAGGATGTCTAAGCCTTTTAGTGAGGAGGATGTTAAGCGTATAAAGGAGAAGCTTAAAGCTTTAGGTTATTTGTAGGAGGCGTTTGTTGTGGTTTCTATTCCGCATGGGGGGAAGCTTGTAAATCGTGTCGCAAGGGATAGAAAGAAGCTTCTAGAGGAGGCAAATGAGCTCCCATGTATTGAGATAGGGCTTGACAATGCTTTGGATGTTGAGAATATTGCTTATGGTGTCTATAGTCCTTTGGAGGGTTTCATGAATTATGGTGAGCTTTCATCTGTTTTGGAGGATATGAGGCTTCCAAGTGATGTACCTTGGACTATACCCATAGTTTTGGATGTGGATGAAAAGGCTATAGCGTCTATTAGGGAGGGTGATGATGTAGTTCTTAAGTATTCTGGTGAGCCTATAGCTATTATGACTATTGAGGAGGTGTATAAGTTTGATAGGAGGCTTTATGCTCAAAGGGTTTTTGGCACTCTTGACTCAAATCATCCTGGAGTTTCTAAAGCCTTAGGTATGAGGGACTTTTTAATTGGTGGACCCATAACTCTTATACATGAGATACCTAACCCATATGAGAAGTATACTTTGAGACCT from Candidatus Methanomethylicota archaeon encodes:
- a CDS encoding ribbon-helix-helix domain-containing protein, which encodes MRRKYTTVSIPTTLYERIKNVMEGTGFKSVSDYVTYVLREVVAMHEMERMSKPFSEEDVKRIKEKLKALGYL